The SAR324 cluster bacterium DNA window AAAAATTATCACCAATCCCCATAATTGAAGAAAATTGGTTCTCCCTAAATTCAAGTATCGATTTTATGATAGGTCCAGTTTAAACCAAGACTTCTGAAAAAAATTAAGGGAAAATTGCATTAGTATTTAGCATCATCGCACATAAGAGTCTTTCACATTTTTTGGGATTTGGGAATTCCGCCAAAAATTCTTCAAAGCTGGAGTCGATGTTTTGGACTCAGTTGGATATTGAACAACCAGAGGGAGGAAAGTGCTTGACCGTTCAAGTTCTAAAAATATAATCACGCCCTCTGGAAACCCCTTGTTTGCGTCGAGGGGGTAGATTGTTATCAAAGGTCTGATTAGACCCGTGCTTAGCCAAGCTTGCCATGTGAGGTATCTGCCTCACATGCCCCCAGCAAATTTCAACATTCCTAGTTTTTCGGGAGTACTCATGATGAAAAAGTTTTTATCAGCAATAGCCATTTCAGCAACTGCACTTGTAGCCACCCCTTCAAGTTATGCGCAAGAAACATCAATTGCTACCGTGGTAAAGATTGCTGGAATCCAATGGTTTAACCGAATGGAAGAAGGTGTAAAAAAATACGCTGCAGATACAGGTTCAAACGCATTTCAAGTGGGCCCTGCCCAAGCTGATCCACAACAGCAAGCCGCTTTGATTGAAGACATGATTGCACAAGGAGTTAATGCCTTAGCTGTAGTTCCGATGTCCCCTGAAGCGCTGGAACCAGTGTTGGCTCGTGCTATGAAACAAGGCATTGTTGTCATTACTCACGAGGCAGCAAGTCAACAAAACGTGGCTTACGACATTGAAGCCTTTGTTAACGAAGACTTTGGGGCCAATCTGATGGAGCAACTTGCTCAGTGTATGGATAGCGAAGGCGAATATGCCGTATTTGTTGGTTCTCTGACCTCTCAAACTCACAATCAATGGGTGGACGGTGCCATTGCCTACCAAAAGGAGAAATATCCAAAAATGAAGATGGTGGGTGATAAAAACGAGACCTTTGATGATGCCCAAAATGCTTATGAGCGAGCCCAGGAAGTTTTGCGAGCCTTTCCTAATGTCAAAGGTATGCAAGGTTCGGCTTCAACTGACGTGGCCGGCATTGGTCTTGCCATCGAAGAGCGGGGAATGGAGAAGGAAACATGTGTCTTCGGAACTTCACTACCCTCAATTGCCGGGCAATACTTGGAGACAGGTGCTGTAGATGGGATCGGCTTCTGGGATCCCTCGGTGGCTGGCTATGCAATGAACAAGTTAGCACAGATGGTAATTGATGGGCAAAAGGTCACAGATGGTATGAACTTAGGCCTTGAAGGCTACGAGAAGGTAAAACTCGACGGCAAAGTGATCTATGGCCAAGCTTGGGTCAATGTGAACAAGAGTAACATGGCGGACTATCCGTTCTGATAGCTTGTGAGAGGTGGGTGATTGCGACCTGCAGTCACCCATAGTTTTTATGATTCTGGTCAGCTGGATTCCAAATGGCTTTGCCTGATCCTGGCGCCTTCGTCTCAATGATGGGTGTCACAAAACGCTATGCAGGTGTGACAGCACTCGACAATGTTGATTTTCGAGTCAGCGCTGGGGAAGCGGTCTGCCTAGCTGGGGAAAACGGATCTGGCAAGTCTACACTGTTAAAAATATTAGCTGGAGTTGAGCAACCCACTGAAGGTTTAATCCACATTGACGGTCTTCAAAAAGATCAATTAAATCCCCGTCTTTCGGCTGCTGCTGGGATTATGGTCATCTTCCAAGACTTTTCTCTTTTTCCAAATCTGACTGTTGCTGAAAATATTGCCTTCGCCTGTCAACTCACCCAGCATCGAAAATGGTTTCATAAGCGAGATGCCCGAACTTTAGCAACTGTGGCCCTCGAGCGCATTGGTGTGGACATTCCAATACATGAACGTGTTGAGTCTCTTCCTGTTGCTCATAAGCAGTTGGTCGCCATTGCAAGAGCGCTTGCTTCGGAAGCAAGATTGATAATCATGGACGAACCGACTACAGCGTTGACAGAACGGGAAGTACGTTCGCTTTTGCGCATCATCCGGATGCTCAAGGATGATGGTGTCGCGGTAGTTTTTGTCAGCCATAAACTAGCTGAGGTTCTAGAGGTCAGCGAGCGAGTAGTTGTATTGCGTAACGGTTGTAAGGTTGCTGAGGGTCCTGCGGAAGAATTTGACACGACCTCTCTTACACGTCATATGACAGGTCGAGATGTACCAGAACACCCTCCAAATGCATTGATTGAAACCCCTGAAACTTTGATGCAGGTCAGGAATTTGAACAAAGAGGGTTCATTCCATGATGTCTCATTTGACATACGCAAAGGAGAAGTACTTGGAATTACGGGTCTGTTGGGTAGTGGTCGGACATCATTAGCAAAAGCACTCTTTGGCCTGGTCACTCCAGACAAGGGTCAGATTAATTTAAATGGCCACCCAATCCCATTGGGAGATCCGATTGCAGCTGCTTCCAGCCAAATTGGGTATGTTCCAGAAGATCGCTTGACAGAGGGATTGTTTCTTACCCAGTCAATAATCCGCAATGTTGCGATTGGAAGGCTGGACCATCATGACAAATATGGTTTCCTAGATTTGCCTGCGCTAGTCAGTGATGCAAGCAAATGGTCAAATCGCTTAAAAGTCAAGACACCCTCTGTAGAGGCCCCAGTACAATCCCTCTCAGGTGGCAACCAGCAACGAGTTGTCCTTGCACGTTGGTTGGCACGAGCACCTTTGGTGCTGATTCTCAACGGACCGAGTGTTGGGGTAGATGTGGGCTCCAAATCTGACATCCATGACATCATTCACGATCTTGCTTCTTCTGGGCTAGGTGTGGTCGTGATCTCAGACGACCTACCTGAACTAGTATCGACCTGCCATCGTATCCTCGTCATGCGATTGGGAATGATTATTGACGAAGTCGGAGCAGGAACTGTAACCGAAGGAGAACTTGCCTACAAACTCGCCTCATGAATGGCTTTTTCCCTGCCGGATTCTTTACCCGCAATGAGACTCTAGTTGCACTGGTAATCTTGGGTTTCTCCTGTATTGCCACAGTCTCAGATCCCAACTTCCTTTCCATCACCACAGTCAGTGATATCCTCCGAGCATCAATTGTTCTGGGGATCTTGGCGGTAGCAGCGATGTTAGTGCTGATTTCTGGAGGCATTGACGTTAGTTTTACGGCAGTGGCAGTCTCAGCGATGTACATGACCACTACTTTCACACTAGCTTACTGGCCAGAAATGCCATGGCCTTTAATCTTCCTGCTATCGATTTGTCTTGGGGGATTACTTGGAGCTATCAACGGAATTTTCATTGCTTGGCTTAAGTTGCCTACACTGATTGTCACTCTAGGGACACTCTCGGTTTTTCGTGGATTTTTGCTTACCTTTGTAGGGTCGCAACGTATTTCTGCACTGCCACCAGATATGCGAGGTTTTTCAAGATTGATGGTTGCCCGTGGGACTACGGAAGGGGGAAGTTTTTATGCGCTTCCCTTAGCATTTGTGGCCCTTGTCTTTGTAATTCTGCTTACTTGGTTTTTGTTGAATCATACGATGTTGGGCCGTTCGATCTATGCTTTAGGGGGATCAGTTGAAAGTGCCCGTCGGATTGGAATCAACGTGCTACGAATCCAATTCTTCATATATGTTTATGTTGGAATGCTTGCAGGACTGGCGGGCATCATCCATGGATCGATGAGCCGTATGGCGGATCCCTTTTCATTAGTAGGGCAGGAGTTGTCAGTGATTGCTGCAGTAGTACTGGGTGGAGCAAG harbors:
- a CDS encoding ABC transporter permease gives rise to the protein MNGFFPAGFFTRNETLVALVILGFSCIATVSDPNFLSITTVSDILRASIVLGILAVAAMLVLISGGIDVSFTAVAVSAMYMTTTFTLAYWPEMPWPLIFLLSICLGGLLGAINGIFIAWLKLPTLIVTLGTLSVFRGFLLTFVGSQRISALPPDMRGFSRLMVARGTTEGGSFYALPLAFVALVFVILLTWFLLNHTMLGRSIYALGGSVESARRIGINVLRIQFFIYVYVGMLAGLAGIIHGSMSRMADPFSLVGQELSVIAAVVLGGARLVGGYGTLTGTLLGVALIVLVQNSLIVVGIPSTWQSVAIGLLILIGTGVPAWQAKKAAAEAA
- a CDS encoding sugar ABC transporter ATP-binding protein; this translates as MALPDPGAFVSMMGVTKRYAGVTALDNVDFRVSAGEAVCLAGENGSGKSTLLKILAGVEQPTEGLIHIDGLQKDQLNPRLSAAAGIMVIFQDFSLFPNLTVAENIAFACQLTQHRKWFHKRDARTLATVALERIGVDIPIHERVESLPVAHKQLVAIARALASEARLIIMDEPTTALTEREVRSLLRIIRMLKDDGVAVVFVSHKLAEVLEVSERVVVLRNGCKVAEGPAEEFDTTSLTRHMTGRDVPEHPPNALIETPETLMQVRNLNKEGSFHDVSFDIRKGEVLGITGLLGSGRTSLAKALFGLVTPDKGQINLNGHPIPLGDPIAAASSQIGYVPEDRLTEGLFLTQSIIRNVAIGRLDHHDKYGFLDLPALVSDASKWSNRLKVKTPSVEAPVQSLSGGNQQRVVLARWLARAPLVLILNGPSVGVDVGSKSDIHDIIHDLASSGLGVVVISDDLPELVSTCHRILVMRLGMIIDEVGAGTVTEGELAYKLAS
- a CDS encoding autoinducer 2 ABC transporter substrate-binding protein, encoding MMKKFLSAIAISATALVATPSSYAQETSIATVVKIAGIQWFNRMEEGVKKYAADTGSNAFQVGPAQADPQQQAALIEDMIAQGVNALAVVPMSPEALEPVLARAMKQGIVVITHEAASQQNVAYDIEAFVNEDFGANLMEQLAQCMDSEGEYAVFVGSLTSQTHNQWVDGAIAYQKEKYPKMKMVGDKNETFDDAQNAYERAQEVLRAFPNVKGMQGSASTDVAGIGLAIEERGMEKETCVFGTSLPSIAGQYLETGAVDGIGFWDPSVAGYAMNKLAQMVIDGQKVTDGMNLGLEGYEKVKLDGKVIYGQAWVNVNKSNMADYPF